Within the Patescibacteria group bacterium genome, the region ATTTTGCCCACCAGTACTACGCTAAAGTTTACCTTCCGGTTAACATTATTTTTTTTGATAAAGAAACAGCGTCTGTCAAAGAGACGATTGATAAGGCTTATGAAATAGGCGTTGACGCTTTGATGATCCAGGATATGGGCATTATGGAGATGGAACTGCCGCCTTTGCCGATTTTTGCCAGCACCCAGAATCACAATTACGATCTTGAACAGATAAAGTTTTTGGAAAAAGCCGGTTTTTCACGGGTGATTTTAGCGAGAGAATGCGATCTTGCTCGCATCAGGAAAATTAAAAGAGAAACCAAAATAGGGCTGGAGGCCTTTGTGCACGGCGCTTTATGTGTTTCTTTTTCTGGAAGGTGTTATTTCAGCCAAGCTCTCTGCGGCCGAAGCGCTAATCGGGGAAAATGCATGCAGGCCTGCCGCCTGACGTTTTCGCTGATTGACAGCCAGGGCCGGAAATTAATTAAAGATAAATTCCTTTTGTCGTTAAAAGACCTTAATTTGTTCAGTAATCTAGAGGATTTGATTGAGGCGGGAGTCAATTCTTTCAAAATAGAGGGCCGCTTGAAAGACGAAGTTTATGTCGGCAACGTGGTTGCCAAATATCGTCAAGAGCTGGATAAGATAATCGCCCGAAGCAACGGCAAGTATCAAAGAGCTTCTTCGGGTAAGGTTTCTTTGGATTTCGAGCCTGATTTAGACAGGACATTCAACCGGGGATACACGGATTATTTTTTGCACAACCGGCAGAAAGACATTATTTCTTTGGACAGCCAGAAATCCTTGGGAAAACTCATGGGCAAAGTGCTCAAGGTGGGCAAAGATTATTTCACTTTGGATCGCGAGAACGACTTAAAGAATGCGGACGGGTTGTGCTGGTTCGACGAGAACGGTGATTTGGTGGGCACAAACATCAATTTAGTTAAGGACGGGAAGATCTACCCCAATAAGTTTTTATCGTTAAAGCCTGGAACGGATATTTACAGGAACCTGGACACGGCTTTTGAAAGAAAAGTAGTTCGCGGAGTCAGGCGGGCCGTGGCCGTGGATTTTACGGTGAAAGATGTAAAGAAGGGGTTGGGTATTGAGGCTGAAGACGAAGACGGAAATATGGTCGATCTTGAATTTGAAACAGAAAAGAAGCTGGCTCAAAAATCAGAGCTTGTCGAGGCTAGCTGGCGACAGCAGTTTTCAAAATTGGGCGGGACTATTTTTTATGCGAGGAACCTCACTTTTAATTTCAAGGAGCCGTATTTTATACCGTTATCGGTCCTGAACGATTGGCGGAGAGAAGTTATCGCTAAGCTTTCCGAATTAAGAACAGAAAATTATCCCAAGGTTAAGGTGGTTCACCAAAAAACAGATCATCCTTATCCTTATCGGGAACTCGATTATTCCTTTAACGTGGCGAATTCCCTGGCGCGTAAATTTTACGAAAGGCACGGGGCTCGCGTTCTGGAAAATTCTTTCGAACAGCAGAATGCCGTTAAGGGTAAAAAGCTGATGACAACAAAGCATTGTTTAAGGTATTTTTTAGGAGTTTGTCCGAAAGATGCCGGGAGAATCAAGGCAGACTTCAAGGAACCGCTGTTTTTGGTCCATGAGGGCAAGAAATACCGCTTAAGCTTTGATTGCGCTAAGTGCTTGATGGAAATTTATAACCACGACTAAAGAGTCTTAGTTTTTTGATTTAAAGATCGCCAGGAGGCGATTTTTTGCTTATTCGTGCTAAAATGAAGAATACTATGGCAAAGCACTTAACCCCAGAGGGGCTCGAAAAATTGAAGAAAGAACTGGCTGACCTCAAAACGGTGGCCCGTAAAGAGGTGCAAGAAAGGATCCGGAGCTCGGCGGCCCACGGCGATTTGAAGGAAAACGCCGGGTATCATGCGGCCAAAGACGACCAGTCGTTTATCGAAGGCCGGATTATCCAGTTGGAAGACATTATCAACCAGGCCCAAGTTATAGAAAAGAAGCAGGGGGGCGGGGTTCAGA harbors:
- a CDS encoding U32 family peptidase, encoding MPKNTIKLELLAPAKDLNSAKMAVLAGADAVYIGGPQFSARSAAGNSWEDIAQVVNFAHQYYAKVYLPVNIIFFDKETASVKETIDKAYEIGVDALMIQDMGIMEMELPPLPIFASTQNHNYDLEQIKFLEKAGFSRVILARECDLARIRKIKRETKIGLEAFVHGALCVSFSGRCYFSQALCGRSANRGKCMQACRLTFSLIDSQGRKLIKDKFLLSLKDLNLFSNLEDLIEAGVNSFKIEGRLKDEVYVGNVVAKYRQELDKIIARSNGKYQRASSGKVSLDFEPDLDRTFNRGYTDYFLHNRQKDIISLDSQKSLGKLMGKVLKVGKDYFTLDRENDLKNADGLCWFDENGDLVGTNINLVKDGKIYPNKFLSLKPGTDIYRNLDTAFERKVVRGVRRAVAVDFTVKDVKKGLGIEAEDEDGNMVDLEFETEKKLAQKSELVEASWRQQFSKLGGTIFYARNLTFNFKEPYFIPLSVLNDWRREVIAKLSELRTENYPKVKVVHQKTDHPYPYRELDYSFNVANSLARKFYERHGARVLENSFEQQNAVKGKKLMTTKHCLRYFLGVCPKDAGRIKADFKEPLFLVHEGKKYRLSFDCAKCLMEIYNHD
- the greA gene encoding transcription elongation factor GreA, producing the protein MAKHLTPEGLEKLKKELADLKTVARKEVQERIRSSAAHGDLKENAGYHAAKDDQSFIEGRIIQLEDIINQAQVIEKKQGGGVQIGSVVWLKSKDGDDTYQIVEPEEADITAGKISLKSSLGASLLGKKKGDVVKFPTPNGVRECEIIKID